GGAGGTGTCAACCAATGACTTCTCTTGAAACAACCTTTATGATTGATATTGCCTGGCGAATCCTGGATATCGTGATAATCCTGGCCGGAGCGATTGCCTTCATTCATATCTTTTCCTGGATGGTGAGACGTATGATCAAGCTAAGGTTCCGGGGAAAGAGCGGTCGGGAAATCCACCGCCGGACTAAAACAATGGCACCGCTTCTAAACAGTGTCATTAAGTATATCGTGGCCTTTTTCGCCTTGATTGCCATCCTGCGAGAGGTGGGGGTGGACGCCACCGCCCTCTTGGCCGGGGCCGGGGTGGCAGGTATCGCCATTGGTTTCGGTGCCCAGACCCTGGTCAGAGATGTCCTGACCGGCTTGTTCCTGATGTTTGAAGACAGTATTTCTGTTGGAGATGTCGTTCAGATCGGTGATATTACCGGTCAGGTCGAAGATGTCGGCTTGCGGGTGACCCATATCCGTCCGTTTTCCGGTGCCTTGTTTACCATCCCTAATGGAGAAATCACGCGAATCGCCAATTTCAACCGGGGATTCACGAGAGCGATTGTGGAAGTCGGTATTTCCTATGAGGAGGACGTAGACCGGACGCTCGGGGTTTTAAAGGCGTTGGCGGAAGACTATAAAAAGAACAATAGCCAGAAAGTGATCGAATTTGTCGGTATTCACCGCATCGCCCGGCTTGACGCTTCCGGAGTGATCCTTCGCTTGGTGTTCAAAGTCGCTCCCCTTGAGCACTGGGAAGTAGAGCGCGATATGCTCTACCTGATCAAAAAAAGCTTTGACGAAGAGAAGATTGTGATCTCTTCCGCTCAGAAACACGTCGTCTATATTCGCCAGGAAACACCTTGAACCCTGATAAGCATGTTGGGGAGAGTCCCCAAAACCTATGGTACACTCGAATGAAAAAGATACATGCGGAGGGGAGGAGAGGACCGTTGGACAAATCACTTTTTGTCTTCATGTTCTTGGTATTTATCCTGATTTTCTCTCTGGCGGCAAGGGCTCAAGTATTTGAAGCCGATATTTTATGGGCTGGCAAGACTTTGTCGGTCGAGGTGTTTACCGGAACAGAAGGCATAGGTGTACGGGTATTCCATGAAGAACAGTCGACTTTACGATTTGTTTCGGATACCAAAGCTCAAACCTTGACGGTAATCGACGACCTGAATCGGACATTCTCCGTTTTGGAAAACCAGAAAGCGATAGCCGTATTTTTTCTCTTTGCGCTTTCCCGAATATTTGGGGTCGAGGAGGAATGGCTTAAGGAAGGTCCGATAAGCTTTTATCCCTCGGGAGAGACGAAACTTCTCCCTCCTTTTGGGGATTGCTTCAGACTGAAAGTCAACGACGATCTCTCTCCAATATTTTGGAGCCGAGAGATTACCCCATCGCTGGGTTCGATCACCGGCCAGAAGGTTGGGTTTCTCAAAAACGAGGGAATCCGCTTTCCCTTTTGGGAAGAGATAGTCACTCTTCCCGGTTTTCCCGTTGCCGTTTTTCTGGACGGTTTCGCGACCTACCGTCTCTATGCTGTCCGGGAAGCAGAAGAGGACTGGATCACGCTATTTACATTTGATGACGAGAATTATAGGAAAGAAGAATGGACGGACTTTCTGACACCCTGGATATAAAAGTTCACTGATCTCATCTGGAAGCGGAGGCTTGACCATGGTTGATTACAGCATCAAGATCGGCGGAGAGGCCGGACAGGGCGTCCAAACGGTTGCCGATAGCTTGTCCAGGATTTTTTTGCGTTCCGGACTACAGGTCTTTACGATTCAGGATTACCAATCCCGGATTCGGGGGGGGCATTCTTTTACCCAGATCAGATTATCCGATGCGCCGCTTTGTGCGATGCGGAAAGAGGTGGATATGCTGGTCTGTCTCGATAGTGCGACTTGCAGAATTCATGCAGGTGAAGTGAGCGAACGAGGTCTTGTGCTCGGCGCGCTTGACCAGTCGGACCCCTCCTATTCAAGATCCGTCATTTCGCTTGATTTTGCGGCGATCGCTAAAGAGGCAGGAAACCCGATTTATGCCAATATCGTTGCCGTAGGAGCGGTGCTGGGGATCCTGGGATTCGGGATCAACTTGATGGAGGAGTATTTGTCAGAAGTTTTTCGGAAAAAGGGAGACCAGGTGATCAGGGAAAACAATAACGCTCTTCGGAAGGGTTTTCAGCGGGCACAAGAACTTTATGGTCAAGCTCTTCTGCCCGATATCCAGCAGAACCGGGACCATTCCTCTGTGCTCTTGAACGGGAACGACGCCCTGGGACTGGGGGTCGTCTTGGCTGGTTGCACTTTCTACAGCGCTTATCCGATGACCCCCTCCTCCGGTGTTTTGAACTTTGTCGCCGGACGGGCTAAGGAATACGGCATCCTCGTTGAGCAGGCTGAAGATGAAATCGCCGCGGTCAATATGGCGGTGGGGGCGTCATATTGTGGGGCCAGGGCCATGACCGGCACCTCTGGGGGGGGATTTTGCCTGATGACCGAAGGACTCGGTCTGGCAGCCATGACTGAAACCCCTCTGGTAATTCTCAATGCCCAGCGTCCGGGGCCCAGTACCGGTCTTCCAACCCGAACTTCGCAGGGGGATTTAGAGTTTGTCATTCATGCATCACACGATGAGTTTCCCCGTTTCGTCCTGGCTCCCGGGGAACCCCGGGAGGCCATGAACGCAGTGATCAGGGCCTTCAATCTGACTGAGCGCTTCCAGGTTCCGGTTATTCTACTGAGTGACCAGTACCTGGCGGATACGGAATGGACTTATCCGGATCTCCAGGTCGACGAAAAGGCTGATTCGCCCCATACCGTACTCGCCGTTCAGGGATATCGCCGGTATGTCCCTACCGAAAATGGAGTATCACCCCGGGCTCTTCCAGGATCGGGTCCCGGGTTGGTCA
The sequence above is drawn from the Atribacteraceae bacterium genome and encodes:
- a CDS encoding 2-oxoacid:acceptor oxidoreductase subunit alpha; translated protein: MVDYSIKIGGEAGQGVQTVADSLSRIFLRSGLQVFTIQDYQSRIRGGHSFTQIRLSDAPLCAMRKEVDMLVCLDSATCRIHAGEVSERGLVLGALDQSDPSYSRSVISLDFAAIAKEAGNPIYANIVAVGAVLGILGFGINLMEEYLSEVFRKKGDQVIRENNNALRKGFQRAQELYGQALLPDIQQNRDHSSVLLNGNDALGLGVVLAGCTFYSAYPMTPSSGVLNFVAGRAKEYGILVEQAEDEIAAVNMAVGASYCGARAMTGTSGGGFCLMTEGLGLAAMTETPLVILNAQRPGPSTGLPTRTSQGDLEFVIHASHDEFPRFVLAPGEPREAMNAVIRAFNLTERFQVPVILLSDQYLADTEWTYPDLQVDEKADSPHTVLAVQGYRRYVPTENGVSPRALPGSGPGLVIADSDEHDEWGHITEDLTIRLSQQEKRMRKIQFMKSAMRSPRCLEGEDVTLIGWGSTYGVLYEVRNNLREKGMRAGLVHFTDLYPMATETVELARNLPNPVVVEGNYLGQFARLLERETGRAFPRRVNAFNGLPFFVEELEMRIKEILS
- a CDS encoding mechanosensitive ion channel family protein, translating into MTSLETTFMIDIAWRILDIVIILAGAIAFIHIFSWMVRRMIKLRFRGKSGREIHRRTKTMAPLLNSVIKYIVAFFALIAILREVGVDATALLAGAGVAGIAIGFGAQTLVRDVLTGLFLMFEDSISVGDVVQIGDITGQVEDVGLRVTHIRPFSGALFTIPNGEITRIANFNRGFTRAIVEVGISYEEDVDRTLGVLKALAEDYKKNNSQKVIEFVGIHRIARLDASGVILRLVFKVAPLEHWEVERDMLYLIKKSFDEEKIVISSAQKHVVYIRQETP